The Vigna unguiculata cultivar IT97K-499-35 chromosome 11, ASM411807v1, whole genome shotgun sequence genomic sequence tttttttacaaaaatggagATGGGATAGCCAAACCTTTCCCTTTTTCACCCTATTACCATCCCTGGCCGGCACAAATTAGATAAATCAGTTTTAAAAAACTCTTGCGAACATAatctttttttaagaaaaaagttcCAATTTGGATTTAAGTCGGATTATCTTAACCCCTTTTGAATTCAAAATATCCTACAAAACTAAGTTTTTTAAATGGTTCAACCacattaaatttagttttaaaactgAAGATCGCGCAAAGAAAACTCGGTTCAAAACCAGTTTTACTTAAGAATTAGTTTTGAAACCtgtttaaaacttaaattagtGTTTGATCAGTAACCTTTTATAATTGGAAAACAAACCAATTGGCTAAGTAAACAAATTTGATTGAAACCAGTTACACtattgagttttatttttggTATGATTTGGActgtgattttatttaatttatccaaaaaaatttaCACAGCTGTACTGCTTGTTAATTTCTACATCATGAGTTATATCATAATCAGATATTATTTCAAGAACCTTCACAGTGTCAGGTTCCCAAATCCAGCAATTTATTAGAAACTCAAAGAATGGCAAGAGAAAAAGCCTCTGAAAAATTGGAAGATCATCAGCTGTAGCTAAGCAATTTACCATTAACACTTCTTTCCGCTccaccattttaaaattttgggcAAATATAACACCTTTCACTCACGGAGCCACCAATCCCTCAATTGCATCAGATAGAGACTCTGCCAAGTCAGCTTTAAATAACAGTGTTTGCAAAGCATTCAGCACATCATATTCTGGATCAAGTCTTCGCTGCCAACCCTAAGGAGGAGACAGGAACAAGACGcagataaaaattaattcatgttTTAGCTTAGAGCTCTAAACTTTCAAGATAATATAATCTGGTAAATAAGAGCTACTTCATGCCTAGTCCTCTGCACTGTTTAAACTTTAACCATTGTTATTGAGCATCTGATCTAACATGCAATATAGATGCACATTACTttaaatcatcatcatcatatttTTTAGATTTGTTAAATTCTTAAAAGGAGAATGTGCTGAAACATAATATGGTATGATCAACAGCAAAAAGATCTTGAGAGAGGACTATCTTAAGATTCCATAAAAAACGAACttcttgaagatgaacctttaccATTTAAAGGACCTATATGACAAGGGCAATGAGCAAGAGATGGGAAGATCAAATCTATTTAAGGCTCCTAATGCTATAAGCAATTGGAAATTCAAAAGATATAAAGATCATGGCTCGGAGCACATTTGAAGGatagtttttaggaaaattagtttgtttttagactttgtgttttcttttagaaattagttatgttctatGATTTTGggctttgggttttcttttataaattagtttatattttcatatttttgggCTTGGGTCTTCTTATAGGATTCTCAGGTTTTcttatgtgcctatatatagagaTACCAAAAATTAATGTAGACACTTTTAAGTCATATTATATGCATTTGCATTATTTAAGAGaagattctctttgttcttggcttaggtcTCTGGTTCTTATCAGAGATTAATATCTTTGTTGCAAattttcacttgacttatcaatctgctagattgttgcgcgttcttctctgatttattcatgtcgtgtttcttgaggattcaaattcagaaacgatcgtactttttcctggataggatcgtatcaaaTCTTCATACAAAGATGTTAAATTCGGTAGTTTATATAAACTTGTAGTGTGTCTGAAGCACATAATCTCTAATACACTTTCATCCATAATTTTTGCATCAAGTGTATCCTCCTTTTGTAATTTGCAGTTACTATCTATAATAACTACGTGTTTCTCTCCCACAAATGTTGTATCTTCATTCAGGCTCGTAAACCTTTTTCAGTTGTTTTTCATATGTCATAGATATCTATTGAATAGAGAAATAATGTGTTTTTACAGCTATTAGCTGAAAACTTGCAAATTGAGCATCTTTTCTTATTGTTCATCCATTAGACATTATTGAACAACTGATCTCTTCCACTCCTCTAAATTCTTCAATCATTGCATTGGTTCAAGTCATTACTTGTTTCAAAAGCTATCCCTGATCTCACGAAGATATAAGAGGTTTATAACCATTCCATATATCTAAATCATCTCACATATCTTTAAAAACTccatattttcaatataattgacGGAAATGATACTCGTGTTAAAAATGTAAGCAACTTGTTCACCAAATTCTACCTTTATGTTCATAGTTTGTGTTAAACTATAAGATTTAGAAAGGGATTAAGTCGAAACCACATTAAGTTAAAACCATGTGTTCCAGAGACAGTACatgtgttttatttatattgagaaaatgaaattaatacaataaatagagATGctagatttaataattattctaaCAACGGTCAAGTCGATTTGTTGTGTCACCCTAAACAGAAACTTTCGAAAGTTTACATCTTAACACCTGAGCTTAAAAACCAAGCCTATAGAGGCTTCAATGAAAGACGAGAATCAAATGAAAGTAATTTCAATCTAAATAGATGAAGTGGAGGTAAGCTACATGGATTATCCAATCCAAAGTCAATTGATTGGATTAAATACCAAAGTTGCAAAGATAGTATGTACTGTGAGATCCCTCCTGACCACTTTCTCCGATACAAAATGATTTAATTCAAGCATTGGGTATCCTATATTTTCTTGTGGTCACACATCCATCTGAACATTCTCATTTCTATTACTACCAATGTCTCTAATGAATCTTTAACTTTAAGAGTCAAGTGACATCATTTGATCCATGGGGCTGAATATCGTATGGCTGTGGTGATATCCCAAAATTGAAAACCTGCTACTGCTTTTGTTATCTAGCCTACATACATAGTTGCCCAGTTCTTTAAGTTTTATGTTTCAGTTTTGATTTTTATGCAAAAATTCTAACCATGTCATGCTAAAATGGCAAGAAAGTAAGCTTCTATCTCATGTTTAAAGCAATAATCAACAGACCATCTCCACTACATAACATCAAAAAGATAGACACCCAAAATAATAGTTTACACCTGATGATGAAAAGTTTTGTATTTCTAAACAAATATTCCACCATATGCTccagaaaattaaataatcagTTATTTCAAATGTGGAAAGTATGCTTATCACTGATATATCACAAGCCAATAAAATAAGTGAGATGAATTTGAACCATATAGCAAATGCTGCACAAAATCTATATTACTCAGGTTTTCATCATTCATTtcatttatgaagttgtcaagaATACTTCGTAAAATAGTTGATTCAGAGTCAAAACTTACCTCCAGAACCAATGTGGTCACTATCACAGCACAAACATTTCCATCTATATTAACTTTACAGCGTCTAACATGCTCAAGCAATTGTTCCATGCGATCAGCTGTGCGGATAGATTCACCTTCCGCAGACCTCCAAAGTTTAAATGATTTATCCACCTCCTGTTAAATTCTAAAGATTTTATTCAGAAAAGACAAGTACAAACTGCTGTTGAAGTATGTATAAAAAGCACTAAATCAGTACTCAACTGTACAACAATTAAGGAGATGCAAGATAATAGATTATACATAGACCTTTTAAAAAAGTACAATCTTCCATCATATTCTTGAAGATTGTGCATAAAACAGTGTGTAAACAAATGTTTGAGACATATTTGCAGACTCATACAAGGAGTGCAATTAACATGTATTTTTCCCAAGTATTATGCAATCCTCACAAAAAGGAAACATGTTAGATATTAAGTAACGCTATTTTTTCTGATGATGTTCAGAACTCCTGAGTCTAATTACTTATTAGACCTTCGGGAAACACAAATGTCCACAACTTCAAAGTATCAATCAACTACAGACTCTAATATGCAACTGGTGATCAGAACTAATGACCTTGTTTCAGACACAGGATGGCAAATGAAGGATTAAATTTCTCACAAATGTAAATGTAAAACAAACCAATATTCATCAGGTTATGTGGTAACAAGTTATCAAGATGTTAATGTAAATCATATGTGGAAAAACATGAATCAATATTTCTTACCTCAACAAAAGATTTTGGATCTGGgcaattttgttgttttgataATCTAAGTGTGCACTCTGCAGCTGCACGTCCATCTTGAAGTGCAACAGCCTTAAAGAATTCCAGTAAATAATCTCTTTCCCTCTTCGAAAGCTCAGTAATCATGCCCACATCAAGGAAAATTACATGAGGCCTTGACTTCAAGAGTGATACAGGTGACAATTTACTTTTTCCTTCTCGGACAAGAATATTTCCAGGATGCATGTCTGCGTGGATAAAATTATCCATCTGAAAGAAGAGATATATCTAAGTGAAGGCAATTCATAAGTTCATTCAAATGACCATCTATATCTGTAAgataataatttatcaaatacaacatataacagcaaggaaaaaggaaaatcaTTATGGATCTCTGTGATGCTCAAATGCCTTTACCCAAAcgccttaaagaaaaaaaaaatgtcaacaaaACATTCATTCAAATGAAGATCAAGAATCTTCTCTAGAAAAATCCTCAAAGAATCCATCATGTATTCCTTGACAACTTCATCTATAGTCTTAAAAATTCCAAGCATATTACAACAAGGGGTTTCAGAATGTTGCAGTGAGGTTTGCTTCCTTTATTCTTGATCTTCcccttcatttatttttattttgatgataaACATATCCATATTATACTTATCAGATCAAcgtaatctaaaaataaaactaaatggtGGTAATTGGTTACCAGCACTATTGTGGTCACTGATAGATGGAGCTGTTCCTGAAGCCATAATCGTCTTCTCTCTAGTAGAAAACACCCTCTCTTTCAAATTTTACATTCTCACACACAGACAATACCAAACTAGATTAAATGTCAGGCGCTATAACATAGGATCATTCATTCTATAATTTCACGAACTATCAAACAACACTATCAACAAACAACttaatttgataaacaaaattGGTCATGAAGTTAttgaggaaaagaaaaagaaagaaattgcaAAAGGAATTCCGAACGTTTTACCAAAAGCATCTTCAAAAGAGCATGTGTACCAATATGAGCCAGGGCACTTTTGAAATGTTCATGTCCTTCAAGATGGTCAACGTAGTTCAAAACACTTTCACCCTGTTCAAAGGTTTCTACCAAAACAGAAGGGTGCACGAGGGGATACAGAGGCAATGGGAATGAAACATCTTTCCATCTCCGGAAATTATAGATAAACCGACTAAGATGGGCGGCTTCCCTCGAAAGATCAACTTGAGACATCATAAAGACAGCAAATTGCTGTATGCTTTCGTCTAATCTCAGCCATTTTAAATTAGGTACAAAAGACGAAATTTTGGCAACAAGATTGATAAGGACAAAATCCCTCCTAATTGCTTCAGAAACCCCCGGATGTCGGACCTTCACTGCTACATCAACAGGCTTAATTTGCTGACCAGGGAATTTGTATCTTAGAGTAGCTCGATGAACTTGAGCAATGCTACCTGAAGCTACTGGTTCCTCctcaaacttttcaaatatttgatataatttgcGGCCAAAAGCATTTTCAATACATTTTCTGCTATAGCTAAATTTATGCGATGGTGCTTTCGTTTGAAATTCTGCAAGTTCATCACAGAGATCCCTTGGAAAGAGGTCAGGTCTGGTTGCAGCCCATTGACCCCACTTGATGAAGGCGGAGCCAGCTTTTTCAAGTGTAACACGAACAACATGAATCCATGTTTTTCTAAACTGAGTGCCAAAAGAGTCAACAAAAGGAGCCATAGCTATGCAAGGAGAGAACAAAATCACCAAATAGACAGCCCTGAGAAACAAGATGAAAACCTCAATGGCGGCAAAGAGAGCTGTGGTTAAATATACACGTCCATCTTGTGCATGCACATAAAACAAATCTCTGGTTGGAAATTCTGCTTCTGCCCATTTTCCTTGTGTCCAAGCAAGCTCTCCTATTATGAAGGCAATCACACCATGAACAACAAAATTCGATTTGACCATAGCCAAACTTACCACACGGGCAATTTGACCTCTTGGTGGCAGAGCTGGCCCTTTATGGAAACACATCCTGTTCCAAACAACTTGACAATGATGGTATTTTGCATTATTTGCCGGGAGGGTATACAAGTTCCTAGCGTTGCTACTCATAAAAAAGTTAACCTTCGATTCAAATAACATGAAAACAGTTTGTCTTGAGTGAACATGTCTATAGTGCgagaaaaaattgtattttgggTAAGGGGACCCCGTTGGATGAAACACTTCGAAGCAGGTTGTCTTGTGAATAGCACGTGTAAACCTTCTGACATTTCGACAAGCAAGAAATCTGCACATTATATTGCATAGATATTATtcacataatcaaactaattaaaataacttagtCATTCATATGCTTATATTCAAGATTAATTCTCTGAAGCTCTCGGTGGATATGCCCCCACAAGCTTTGCGCAAAAACAATTATATCTATAAAGCAAGTGAACAATCAAAACTCGGAAAGCTTCAggttttaaaattctaaaagaaaaggaagattaTTACATTTCGAAGTAAATTAGCTTTAGCCAGCCAAAATGGGGAAACTTCTAAAGCAGAGTTTATCTGTTTCTCTGGAACCTTTCAATATAGATCCATGCAAACAAGTATTAAAAGAAGGGTGCCTTACAGCACCACTGAAAGAAAGATACCCCACTTTGAAGTTACGGTGTTACCACTAAGAATGAAGTAcagtaaaataaaacaaaatgaacCATCAAACAAGAACATGCTATGAGCATTGATATCTTTCGAAGGGAACAGATAAGATGAAGGGGTGGCACTACAGAGaatattacgaattttataCGTTAAATGAAAGAATATAATTGTTGAAACTTCAAAGAGAGTGTGTTATTGAAAGGTAAAAGGTGATGAACCTTGACATAGTGACGAGGGTTTCTGAAGAGTGAGGTGCGACGGTTCACACAACATCCTCGTCCTCGAACGGTGAGGCTTAAGCGGCGTATGGTGGCGTTGCCATGTGTTTGTTCAGAGACCGGAAAAGTTTGATCCAACTTAGGACATCTTTTAGGTGTACTTCCTTTTGCACCGagatgtaaattttaaaattcctaCTTTACCCTTCACTCTTTAAATGACAATGAAGGTTGATGGCTTCTTTCAAGTACTTACTTTCTTACAGCAACTAGAAGGAGTTGTTGCAAGTTTgagatcaaaattttgatataactACTTAAATACCAATATCTTGAAGGTGGATAGTTTGTGTAAGCATAACGAGGGTTTAGTTTTTGCACACCTAGGTTTTTTATGGTTAAGTTATTTTTGGATTATACAATTTCAAAATCTTATGAATTGAAATCTTATGGATTGTAAGATGTGTACGAGTAAAAGATGAAGTAATTGTATTCTTTTGGATTGTGTAgtctcaaatttgaaaatattattttaaaatatataatctaaaataaattcttttatgttttgaattgcATTTCAAGGTACACAATTTTGAAGTTTTAGATTAtctaatacaattttaaaattttagagcgtaaaatttagaaatcaaattttttattgaaattgatATGATAATGTTGAATTTTTGTCACAGATTATGATTTTTGGACTAAAATATGATATGAGTTGATATGTTATCTCATATggataaaatgtttttaatattgtgAAATTTGAGATAACGAAAGATGAATTATCTAAAGAGGATTatgttaaaacttttattagGGATGAAGTAGGTAAGATATTATGTCAAAATATGATGATAAACATATACTTATGTTGTAATGtaactatatataaaattggGATGTAAGAGGATTTTCTT encodes the following:
- the LOC114168180 gene encoding probable serine/threonine-protein kinase abkC isoform X1, producing MSRFLACRNVRRFTRAIHKTTCFEVFHPTGSPYPKYNFFSHYRHVHSRQTVFMLFESKVNFFMSSNARNLYTLPANNAKYHHCQVVWNRMCFHKGPALPPRGQIARVVSLAMVKSNFVVHGVIAFIIGELAWTQGKWAEAEFPTRDLFYVHAQDGRVYLTTALFAAIEVFILFLRAVYLVILFSPCIAMAPFVDSFGTQFRKTWIHVVRVTLEKAGSAFIKWGQWAATRPDLFPRDLCDELAEFQTKAPSHKFSYSRKCIENAFGRKLYQIFEKFEEEPVASGSIAQVHRATLRYKFPGQQIKPVDVAVKVRHPGVSEAIRRDFVLINLVAKISSFVPNLKWLRLDESIQQFAVFMMSQVDLSREAAHLSRFIYNFRRWKDVSFPLPLYPLVHPSVLVETFEQGESVLNYVDHLEGHEHFKSALAHIGTHALLKMLLMDNFIHADMHPGNILVREGKSKLSPVSLLKSRPHVIFLDVGMITELSKRERDYLLEFFKAVALQDGRAAAECTLRLSKQQNCPDPKSFVEEVDKSFKLWRSAEGESIRTADRMEQLLEHVRRCKVNIDGNVCAVIVTTLVLEGWQRRLDPEYDVLNALQTLLFKADLAESLSDAIEGLVAP
- the LOC114168180 gene encoding probable serine/threonine-protein kinase abkC isoform X2 encodes the protein MSRFLACRNVRRFTRAIHKTTCFEVFHPTGSPYPKYNFFSHYRHVHSRQTVFMLFESKVNFFMSSNARNLYTLPANNAKYHHCQVVWNRMCFHKGPALPPRGQIARVVSLAMVKSNFVVHGVIAFIIGELAWTQGKWAEAEFPTRDLFYVHAQDGRVYLTTALFAAIEVFILFLRAVYLVILFSPCIAMAPFVDSFGTQFRKTWIHVVRVTLEKAGSAFIKWGQWAATRPDLFPRDLCDELAEFQTKAPSHKFSYSRKCIENAFGRKLYQIFEKFEEEPVASGSIAQVHRATLRYKFPGQQIKPVDVAVKVRHPGVSEAIRRDFVLINLVAKISSFVPNLKWLRLDESIQQFAVFMMSQVDLSREAAHLSRFIYNFRRWKDVSFPLPLYPLVHPSVLVETFEQGESVLNYVDHLEGHEHFKSALAHIGTHALLKMLLMDNFIHADMHPGNILVREGKSKLSPVSLLKSRPHVIFLDVGMITELSKRERDYLLEFFKAVALQDGRAAAECTLRLSKQQNCPDPKSFVENLTGGG